A part of Apostichopus japonicus isolate 1M-3 chromosome 10, ASM3797524v1, whole genome shotgun sequence genomic DNA contains:
- the LOC139975458 gene encoding uncharacterized protein F54H12.2-like yields the protein MTTIHPHSCECSKSEMDIFSVPPTQIVIDRGAWEKINPIAGLSQPFEFEIPGTGDQYLDLEETQLFVRCKITKSNGGALVHTGDNVDSVGPVNYPLHALFKQVDVSLNGQQISDSSACYPYRAYMEALLNYGREAKTNHLSTALYQKDTPGHMEDSNAVNGSNQGLKTRAKHFKDSVEVELMGRLHCDIFHMDRYLVNGVTMKLKLIPNNDAFVLMTTNDAAGYRVQFTEVALYIRRVTPSATMLLQHAKVLASGTTAKYPINRVQVRTKAVQAGSTNVISDHLWLGQLPRRLILGIVKTAAFNGHYAKNPFNFHHFKVNEVSLRYAGRIHPSEALKLRFNEDGSANQTIRAYDSLFTALHKKNLDEGIDVTRNDYEKGYTLYAFDFTPDLADGAHYNRKDEGTLDLTLRFDEALTESVMLILYAEFDNLIEIDQHGNVSFDFIR from the coding sequence ATGACGACCATTCATCCTCATTCGTGTGAGTGCAGCAAAAGTGAAATGGACATTTTTAGTGTCCCACCGACACAGATCGTCATCGATCGAGGTGCGTGGGAGAAAATCAACCCCATCGCCGGATTGTCTCAACCTTTTGAATTTGAGATTCCGGGCACCGGAGACCAATACCTCGATCTCGAAGAGACGCAACTTTTCGTCAGGTGTAAAATTACCAAATCCAACGGTGGTGCTCTCGTACATACTGGAGATAACGTGGACAGTGTCGGACCCGTCAATTATCCCCTCCATGCACTCTTTAAACAGGTCGATGTTTCACTCAACGGTCAACAAATTTCGGATTCTTCGGCATGTTATCCGTACAGAGCATACATGGAAGCGTTACTCAACTATGGTCGTGAAGCCAAGACGAATCATCTGAGTACTGCCTTGTACCAGAAAGATACACCAGGACACATGGAGGACAGCAATGCAGTCAACGGCTCTAACCAAGGACTCAAAACCAGagcaaaacatttcaaagaCAGTGTAGAAGTGGAACTGATGGGTCGCCTACATTGTGACATTTTCCACATGGATCGATACTTAGTGAACGGTGTTACCATGAAGTTGAAATTAATCCCCAACAACGATGCGTTCGTGTTAATGACTACCAATGATGCTGCAGGATACAGAGTTCAGTTCACAGAAGTAGCTCTCTATATACGTAGAGTGACACCGAGTGCTACCATGCTACTTCAACATGCGAAAGTGTTGGCGAGTGGCACTACTGCTAAATACCCCATCAACCGCGTACAAGTTCGAACCAAAGCCGTCCAGGCCGGCAGTACGAACGTCATATCCGATCACTTATGGTTAGGGCAGCTACCGAGACGACTCATCCTTGGGATCGTGAAAACAGCAGCATTCAACGGCCATTATGCTAAAAATCCATtcaactttcaccatttcaaagttaacGAAGTCTCTCTGCGCTACGCTGGACGTATCCATCCTTCAGAGGCATTGAAATTACGCTTTAACGAGGACGGATCTGCCAATCAAACGATAAGAGCCTATGACTCGCTTTTCACGGCTCTACACAAAAAGAATTTAGATGAAGGGATAGACGTCACTCGCAACGACTACGAAAAAGGCTACACATTATATGCCTTCGATTTTACACCCGATCTCGCCGACGGTGCCCATTATAACCGTAAGGATGAAGGTACATTGGATCTGACGCTACGCTTTGACGAAGCCTTAACCGAGAGTGTTATGCTGATTCTGTATGCCGAGTTTGACAATCttatcgaaatcgatcagcacggtaACGTTTCATTCGACTTTATTCGTTGA